One Sphingobacteruim zhuxiongii DNA window includes the following coding sequences:
- a CDS encoding GyrI-like domain-containing protein, producing MNHQTLEQFYVIGIATRTCNQNGQAAVDIEALWVKFWNEKIQEQIPNSISEDIYAVYTNYESDFNHPYTTIIGLQVSTLSDVPEGFVGIEIEKTNYQKFVSKGKMPEAVAKTWFEIWADDTLKRTYKADFTVHGKKYYDGENAEVETFIAVEA from the coding sequence ATGAACCATCAAACACTCGAACAGTTCTACGTAATTGGTATCGCGACTAGAACCTGCAATCAAAATGGACAAGCAGCAGTTGACATTGAAGCATTATGGGTTAAGTTCTGGAATGAAAAGATTCAGGAACAAATCCCAAATAGCATCAGTGAAGATATTTATGCCGTATATACAAACTACGAATCAGATTTCAATCATCCTTACACGACAATCATTGGCCTCCAAGTCAGTACGCTGTCAGATGTCCCTGAGGGATTTGTAGGTATTGAAATCGAGAAAACCAACTATCAAAAATTTGTTTCGAAGGGAAAAATGCCAGAAGCGGTTGCGAAAACCTGGTTTGAAATTTGGGCCGATGATACGCTGAAACGCACTTATAAAGCTGATTTCACTGTGCATGGCAAAAAATACTATGATGGAGAAAATGCAGAAGTAGAAACTTTTATTGCGGTAGAAGCATAA
- the msrA gene encoding peptide-methionine (S)-S-oxide reductase MsrA, translating into MKATIVFVILLAFVGGFLLTSNKESSIVGATSLSSDLADSTNKDLKAIYFAGGCFWGTEHFFQQVRGVVKTEVGYANGNVDKPSYEQVTTGKTGYAETVKVVYDPTVVHLDLLIDLFLKTIDPTSLNKQGNDIGTQYRSGIYYVDPSERSLIDSKLQDLAKGFNTSIVVESKPLTNFYIAEKYHQKYLDKNPGGYCHIGPELFEMAKKANKK; encoded by the coding sequence ATGAAAGCCACCATTGTTTTTGTCATACTATTAGCGTTTGTAGGAGGGTTCTTATTAACGTCTAACAAAGAAAGTTCTATTGTTGGTGCTACAAGCTTATCAAGCGATTTAGCAGATTCAACAAATAAAGATTTAAAAGCTATTTACTTTGCAGGAGGATGTTTCTGGGGAACAGAGCATTTTTTTCAGCAAGTGCGCGGCGTCGTTAAAACGGAAGTTGGTTATGCAAACGGGAATGTTGATAAGCCGTCTTACGAGCAAGTTACGACAGGAAAAACTGGATACGCGGAGACTGTGAAGGTTGTTTATGACCCAACTGTGGTTCATTTGGATTTATTAATTGATTTATTTCTTAAAACCATTGATCCAACCTCGTTAAATAAGCAAGGTAATGATATTGGAACACAATATAGATCGGGAATTTATTATGTAGATCCCTCAGAGCGGTCATTAATCGATTCGAAATTGCAGGACTTAGCAAAAGGCTTTAATACCTCGATAGTCGTTGAGTCAAAGCCTTTGACGAATTTCTATATTGCTGAGAAATATCATCAAAAATACTTGGACAAGAATCCAGGTGGATATTGTCATATTGGACCTGAGTTGTTTGAGATGGCAAAAAAAGCAAATAAAAAATAA
- a CDS encoding RNA polymerase sigma factor, whose protein sequence is MSRDLSEENLLYRLRCGDMKAFESLYEIYSSIIYNNIFRLIRNKTVSEDLLQDVFIKIWENREKIDVNQSFVAYLFICSRNIAFNFKRRLKLEISSSLNSNSSIEPHVHAVDDWLENKEVEQHIEQIINKLPEQRQRVFRLAKLDGMKYQEIADDLGISISTVKDHLVKANKFVKKYMIENGGLNAVSLMFYLFLKK, encoded by the coding sequence ATGAGCCGGGACTTAAGTGAAGAAAATCTATTATATCGCCTTCGATGTGGTGATATGAAAGCATTTGAGTCGTTGTACGAAATCTACAGCTCTATAATCTACAATAACATCTTTCGCTTAATTAGAAATAAGACAGTTTCCGAAGATTTATTGCAAGATGTATTTATCAAAATATGGGAAAATAGAGAAAAGATCGACGTAAATCAATCCTTTGTTGCATATCTATTTATCTGCTCCAGAAACATTGCATTTAACTTTAAAAGGCGCTTAAAGCTAGAAATCTCTTCTAGTTTAAACTCTAATTCTTCAATAGAACCCCACGTACATGCTGTTGATGATTGGCTAGAAAATAAAGAAGTTGAGCAACATATAGAGCAGATCATCAATAAACTTCCAGAGCAACGACAAAGGGTTTTTCGTTTAGCCAAATTGGATGGAATGAAGTACCAAGAGATTGCCGATGATTTAGGGATTTCAATCTCTACTGTCAAAGACCATTTGGTTAAAGCGAATAAGTTTGTTAAAAAATATATGATCGAGAATGGCGGTTTAAATGCCGTCTCCCTAATGTTTTATCTTTTTTTGAAAAAATAG
- a CDS encoding FecR family protein yields MDSKKANINHLLQRYQSGEYTKEDLECLLTLLSEEENVEVDQQLILELLHPVVDSKAEENQLSAVFDRIQSQIALSETPDLIPITSKRRSLVRYSIWIAALLCVVMSITLIIKNRETGNKVLVNLPEIAVPLEQILPGGNKATLRMADGTLVQLNESQTGIVMGDEILYANGQMITEESSIGHVGAKDKSTIALELSTPVGGTYQVTLPDGSKVWLNSSSKLTYPMAFSSKERLVNLEGEAYFEVQHDANKPFRVTSKGQTLEVLGTSFNIKAYLDEAVVKSTLVSGSVKLNTIGANQKSIHLRPGQQSLFTAGKVIQVDQVDTRTLTAWKDGLFYFNETTLNDALEQIERWYNLTVEMDSNIPNTHFYGQMKRNKPLKNVIEILEESGLNFKLYHRGDKHILRVKSKE; encoded by the coding sequence GTGGATTCTAAGAAAGCCAATATAAACCATTTACTTCAGCGCTATCAATCCGGAGAATATACAAAAGAAGACCTTGAATGTCTTTTAACGTTGTTGTCGGAGGAAGAGAACGTTGAAGTTGACCAACAGCTCATTTTGGAGTTGTTGCATCCCGTAGTAGATTCGAAAGCTGAGGAAAATCAGCTAAGTGCAGTATTCGATCGAATTCAAAGTCAAATTGCCTTGTCGGAAACACCCGACTTAATTCCGATAACATCAAAACGTCGTTCATTAGTCCGTTATTCTATTTGGATAGCAGCATTACTCTGTGTAGTGATGTCGATTACGCTAATTATTAAGAATAGAGAGACTGGAAATAAGGTGCTTGTAAATCTTCCTGAAATCGCTGTTCCATTAGAACAGATACTGCCTGGTGGTAATAAAGCAACTTTACGTATGGCTGATGGAACGCTTGTTCAACTTAATGAATCACAAACGGGAATTGTGATGGGAGATGAAATTCTATATGCAAATGGTCAGATGATTACGGAAGAATCAAGCATTGGTCATGTTGGTGCAAAAGATAAGTCAACCATCGCCTTAGAGCTTTCTACACCTGTCGGAGGAACCTACCAAGTTACTCTCCCGGATGGTTCAAAGGTTTGGTTAAACTCATCTTCCAAATTAACCTATCCGATGGCATTTTCTAGTAAGGAGCGTTTAGTCAATTTAGAAGGAGAGGCCTATTTTGAAGTTCAGCATGACGCTAACAAACCGTTTCGCGTAACAAGTAAAGGTCAAACTTTAGAAGTTTTAGGGACAAGCTTTAATATCAAAGCCTATTTAGATGAAGCGGTAGTGAAATCTACACTAGTGTCAGGTTCAGTGAAGCTTAATACTATTGGCGCTAATCAAAAGAGCATTCATTTGAGACCTGGGCAACAGTCCTTATTTACGGCTGGAAAAGTTATTCAAGTTGATCAAGTTGATACTCGTACGCTTACCGCTTGGAAAGATGGTTTATTTTATTTTAATGAGACTACATTGAATGATGCTTTAGAGCAGATCGAGCGATGGTATAATCTTACTGTTGAGATGGATTCAAACATACCGAATACTCATTTTTATGGTCAGATGAAGCGTAATAAACCACTTAAAAATGTAATTGAAATTTTAGAAGAAAGCGGATTGAATTTCAAGCTTTATCATCGGGGTGATAAACATATTCTACGCGTAAAATCTAAAGAATAA
- a CDS encoding SusC/RagA family TonB-linked outer membrane protein — MKLIIIISLLTMMQVFAEGRAQTINLHVRNKSLRQVMEQVQQQSGLDFFLHGKTLADTKISIELKDATLREAMDKIVLPLHMEWVKREDVIVIRHAKEELLDYMTTVQQRSINGRVENEKGEPIDRATVLVKGTNISTSTNATGDFSLTLPEANAVLIFSSIGFQSQEQTVGSESNVRIVLKEHVGDLDEVVVLGYGSQKRANVIGAVSTINGSSLENRSTATLSSSLAGLASGVNVQTSTGKPGADGASILVRGTGTLNNTSPLVVIDGIVGNMDALNPNDVESISVLKDAATAAIYGSLGSNGVIVITTKKGAKGKNNISYTGMTAMLRPNNMPEFVTDYADHMRLVNEGFTNLGQASVYTDATIKLWEDAKGNPDGLTEFGIPNYVAYPNTDWGKELMGQRKLLQNHNLSLNGGTDQTQYLFSVGYFDNPGTMPETGADKIRMRINLQSKVAKFLTLGTQTFGDMQNLSVSDVVTAYSYLTQTVPGVYPFYNNVYGFPAAAEESATANNAIAFLNGQGGKHQVNRLNSTIFAKVNLWKGLEFESRVNYNQSYTEVRNYQVPYEKWNFATNKLSTAALSPAQITTSFGLTKGYNLIIDNILRYAGTFGLHDVGGIVGYNEQYFNQFTSGAAKLGLVHPDLTTFNSATTMSSITGDEIDYGLRSVFGRVNYAYDNRYLVEAVMRYDGSSRFGESKRWGVFPAFSAGWRISEETFMAPLRTYIDDLRIRGSWGRTGNNASGNYDHLPSYGTVNYSFNNQAIRGLAQTKLGNDLLHWETTTTTNLGLTAAALKGKLTFEFDVYKGLTDGILFVPNIPATTGTATASTMNIAEVSKKGLELTLGYQDRVNDFKYGVSGNFAYNSNRVEKYKGLLEEGYITDAGGNQIYQSNIGMVSTGGTNRILEGHAINEFYLYQTYQGVGNHFNSDGSVNIHGGPKDGMIRTEQDMDWLRAMVDAGYKFQPADGIDPTKIWYGDLIYSDLNGDGIYGNVYDQQFAKRRTTPSYNFGLSINLSYKGFDASMIWSAATGMSYYWNELYLNSSIVAQGKSVPALVANDHYYYNSSNPSDPNNNLNGRFPRLKGVTDAQNGRTSNFYFYDASFVKLRNLQIGYTLPTDLVNRCSVSRLRLYVAGENLLTFTKFPGLDPEIGAVANYPTIRQYALGLNVTF, encoded by the coding sequence ATGAAATTGATCATTATCATTTCTTTATTGACTATGATGCAAGTGTTTGCAGAGGGAAGAGCACAGACCATCAATCTCCATGTCCGCAATAAGTCGTTAAGACAGGTTATGGAGCAGGTTCAACAGCAAAGCGGACTTGATTTTTTTCTGCATGGAAAGACCTTAGCGGATACTAAAATTTCCATAGAGTTGAAAGACGCTACTCTTAGGGAGGCAATGGACAAGATCGTCTTACCACTCCACATGGAATGGGTAAAGCGCGAAGATGTTATTGTAATTCGACACGCTAAAGAAGAGCTTTTAGATTATATGACAACAGTACAGCAACGTAGTATTAATGGCCGCGTTGAGAATGAAAAGGGTGAGCCTATTGATCGTGCAACAGTGTTGGTAAAAGGGACCAATATATCTACGTCAACCAATGCGACTGGTGATTTTAGTCTGACATTACCGGAAGCTAATGCTGTTTTGATTTTTTCTAGCATAGGGTTTCAATCTCAAGAACAGACTGTTGGTTCCGAATCAAATGTTCGGATTGTTCTGAAAGAACATGTCGGCGATTTGGATGAGGTGGTTGTCTTAGGTTATGGTAGTCAAAAACGAGCAAATGTGATAGGCGCTGTATCTACGATTAACGGATCATCTTTAGAAAACCGGTCGACTGCAACATTAAGTAGTTCTCTAGCCGGCTTAGCGTCTGGAGTCAACGTGCAAACGAGTACAGGAAAGCCCGGAGCAGATGGCGCTAGCATCTTAGTGCGCGGGACAGGAACACTAAATAATACCTCGCCATTAGTGGTTATTGACGGTATTGTTGGAAATATGGATGCTTTGAATCCAAATGATGTCGAATCGATCTCGGTATTGAAAGATGCTGCAACAGCTGCCATTTATGGCTCTTTAGGGTCGAATGGAGTAATTGTTATCACAACGAAAAAAGGCGCGAAAGGGAAGAACAATATCTCTTATACGGGGATGACCGCCATGTTACGCCCAAATAATATGCCTGAGTTTGTTACCGACTATGCCGATCATATGCGACTTGTTAATGAGGGTTTTACCAACTTAGGGCAGGCGTCTGTCTACACTGACGCGACGATTAAACTCTGGGAAGACGCAAAAGGAAATCCGGATGGATTAACCGAGTTTGGTATTCCAAATTATGTAGCATATCCTAATACGGATTGGGGGAAAGAATTGATGGGCCAGCGGAAACTGTTGCAAAATCACAATCTTTCTCTTAATGGTGGTACAGATCAAACACAGTATTTGTTTTCTGTTGGTTATTTTGATAATCCTGGAACTATGCCTGAAACGGGTGCTGATAAAATCCGAATGCGGATTAACTTACAATCAAAGGTTGCTAAGTTCCTAACACTAGGCACACAAACTTTTGGAGATATGCAAAATCTTAGTGTCTCAGATGTGGTAACGGCGTATTCTTACTTGACACAAACAGTGCCGGGGGTGTATCCTTTTTACAATAATGTATATGGTTTTCCGGCGGCGGCTGAAGAGTCTGCTACAGCGAATAATGCAATTGCATTTTTAAATGGTCAGGGTGGTAAGCATCAAGTAAACCGTCTGAATTCGACCATTTTCGCAAAAGTAAATCTGTGGAAAGGACTGGAATTTGAATCTCGTGTAAACTATAACCAATCTTATACAGAAGTAAGAAATTATCAAGTACCTTATGAGAAATGGAATTTTGCAACAAATAAATTAAGTACGGCAGCATTAAGTCCAGCTCAGATTACAACAAGCTTCGGACTAACCAAGGGGTATAACTTGATTATCGATAATATACTGCGCTACGCAGGAACCTTCGGTTTACATGATGTCGGAGGTATTGTAGGGTACAATGAACAATATTTTAATCAGTTTACTAGTGGAGCTGCAAAGTTGGGACTTGTTCATCCCGATCTGACGACCTTCAACTCGGCAACGACGATGAGTTCAATTACAGGGGATGAAATAGACTACGGCTTACGGTCTGTTTTTGGACGAGTAAATTATGCCTACGATAATAGATACTTAGTGGAGGCAGTTATGCGCTACGATGGATCCTCGCGCTTTGGTGAATCAAAGAGATGGGGTGTGTTCCCAGCATTCTCTGCTGGATGGCGTATTTCAGAAGAAACATTTATGGCGCCATTGAGGACTTATATCGATGACTTGAGAATTCGTGGTTCTTGGGGACGAACTGGAAACAATGCTTCCGGCAATTATGATCACTTACCATCCTATGGTACAGTAAATTATTCGTTTAACAATCAGGCGATTCGAGGGTTAGCACAAACTAAACTCGGGAATGATCTCTTGCACTGGGAAACGACAACGACAACAAACTTAGGGTTAACAGCGGCAGCATTAAAAGGAAAGTTAACTTTCGAGTTTGATGTTTATAAGGGTTTAACCGACGGAATTTTATTTGTTCCAAACATCCCTGCAACAACAGGTACGGCAACAGCGTCTACCATGAATATTGCTGAAGTAAGCAAGAAAGGATTAGAACTAACGCTTGGCTATCAAGATCGAGTAAACGATTTTAAATATGGCGTGTCTGGAAATTTTGCTTATAACAGTAATCGCGTTGAAAAGTACAAGGGCTTATTAGAAGAAGGATACATAACCGATGCTGGAGGAAATCAAATCTATCAGTCGAATATTGGTATGGTATCAACCGGAGGGACAAACCGAATCTTAGAAGGTCATGCGATTAATGAATTTTATTTGTACCAAACATATCAAGGCGTAGGGAACCATTTTAATTCCGATGGATCTGTAAATATTCATGGCGGTCCAAAAGATGGAATGATCCGTACCGAACAAGACATGGATTGGTTAAGGGCGATGGTTGATGCCGGATATAAGTTTCAACCTGCCGATGGCATCGATCCTACAAAAATATGGTACGGCGACTTGATCTATTCCGACTTGAACGGCGATGGCATATATGGAAATGTATATGATCAACAGTTTGCGAAACGTCGTACGACGCCTTCCTATAACTTTGGTTTGAGTATTAATTTGTCGTATAAAGGATTTGATGCGTCGATGATTTGGTCAGCAGCTACGGGAATGTCCTATTATTGGAATGAGCTATATCTAAATTCATCAATTGTAGCACAAGGAAAATCAGTACCTGCTTTAGTGGCGAACGATCATTACTATTACAATAGTTCGAACCCTTCAGATCCGAATAATAATCTGAACGGTCGATTCCCTAGACTTAAGGGTGTTACAGACGCTCAAAATGGTAGAACAAGTAATTTCTATTTCTACGATGCGTCTTTTGTGAAGCTTCGGAATCTACAAATTGGTTATACTTTGCCGACTGATCTTGTCAATCGTTGTTCTGTTTCGAGACTACGTCTCTACGTTGCAGGAGAAAACCTCTTGACCTTTACGAAGTTCCCTGGATTAGATCCTGAGATTGGTGCTGTCGCGAACTATCCGACAATCAGGCAGTATGCATTGGGATTAAATGTAACCTTCTAA
- a CDS encoding RagB/SusD family nutrient uptake outer membrane protein, whose protein sequence is MKKILALIMICSLFSCKKDLLDTSPNSSVSTATMWTTDNLTDLGIAGVYNTFRLMMGHSGLISPYELYQFDRFSFTGQGRFDEPLMLGTITAGDGMFLNYWKIQYEGIQRANDAIKNIPVKSPSSEDKKAKYIAEAKFLRAYFYFRLNQLYKGVPIYLEPFTAAEATRGRSSEEEVWQQIISDLTDCINEKNFPDRYQGGNANYGHATKAAAYSLRGKVYIYKKEWAKAAADFQKVKDAGHSLFADYKALFKEANEQAPEMIFSIQHRSESGYGNNMQLFCGWPSVYSRGWNYYMPTPYLVDLYENLDGSPFNWDQVIPGYSALSVNEREVYFLRDNISDAERAAATLRGAKMSLYLANGNEERIKKAYENRDPRLAANVVTPYSTFRGAYNFTIVESTQHMRWPFRGQAQINGDIQSDTQINFFYFYRKFVAEGTNEIIDRNYGPIDFPIFRYADILLMWAEALNEDNKLEEAVSKVNEVRQRAGIALLNSNAVTQVNGKADLRLRIQNERRVEFPNEGINYFDELRWGTWKEKVFQSGNGRKQIWGTNVSNYSYKGDFLSVWPIPTSEIQMNVNLVQNPGWID, encoded by the coding sequence ATGAAAAAGATATTAGCCTTAATAATGATATGCAGTTTATTCAGCTGCAAGAAGGATCTCTTGGATACTTCACCAAATTCTTCGGTTTCAACAGCTACGATGTGGACAACCGATAATCTTACAGACCTAGGTATCGCTGGGGTATACAACACCTTTCGGTTGATGATGGGACATAGTGGATTAATTTCACCGTATGAACTGTATCAATTCGATCGTTTCTCATTTACTGGTCAAGGGCGTTTTGATGAGCCATTAATGCTAGGCACAATAACAGCTGGTGACGGGATGTTTTTAAATTACTGGAAGATTCAATACGAAGGGATACAAAGAGCAAACGATGCGATTAAAAATATCCCTGTGAAATCTCCTTCATCTGAGGATAAAAAAGCGAAATACATAGCCGAAGCAAAGTTTCTACGCGCTTATTTTTACTTTCGTTTGAATCAACTATATAAGGGAGTGCCAATTTATTTGGAGCCATTTACTGCGGCAGAAGCTACTAGAGGAAGGAGTTCAGAAGAAGAAGTTTGGCAGCAAATTATCAGTGACTTGACCGATTGTATAAATGAGAAGAACTTTCCTGATCGTTACCAGGGAGGCAATGCAAACTATGGTCATGCAACTAAAGCGGCAGCGTATTCGTTGCGTGGCAAAGTGTACATTTATAAAAAAGAATGGGCTAAGGCAGCCGCAGATTTCCAAAAGGTGAAAGACGCCGGACATAGTTTGTTTGCAGATTATAAAGCTTTATTTAAAGAAGCGAATGAGCAAGCCCCAGAAATGATCTTTTCAATACAGCATCGTAGCGAATCTGGATATGGTAACAATATGCAATTGTTTTGCGGATGGCCTTCTGTTTATTCACGTGGTTGGAACTACTATATGCCGACACCTTATTTAGTGGACTTGTATGAAAACTTGGATGGATCTCCATTCAATTGGGATCAAGTAATTCCAGGCTATAGTGCTCTAAGCGTAAATGAACGAGAAGTTTACTTTTTACGGGATAATATTAGCGACGCAGAACGTGCAGCAGCAACATTGAGAGGAGCAAAGATGAGTCTTTATTTAGCGAATGGAAATGAGGAGCGAATTAAGAAAGCCTATGAAAATAGAGATCCGCGCTTAGCCGCAAATGTTGTTACGCCTTATTCAACGTTTAGAGGGGCCTATAATTTTACGATTGTAGAAAGTACACAGCATATGCGATGGCCGTTTAGAGGACAAGCTCAAATTAATGGTGATATTCAGAGTGATACTCAAATTAATTTCTTTTACTTTTATAGGAAGTTTGTTGCCGAGGGAACAAATGAAATTATTGACCGTAATTATGGACCTATTGATTTTCCAATATTTCGATATGCTGATATTCTTCTCATGTGGGCGGAAGCCTTAAACGAGGACAATAAACTTGAGGAAGCGGTTAGTAAAGTGAATGAAGTACGGCAGCGCGCTGGAATTGCTTTGTTGAATTCGAATGCTGTTACGCAGGTAAATGGAAAAGCGGATTTGCGATTGAGAATACAAAATGAAAGACGCGTTGAATTTCCGAATGAGGGAATTAACTATTTCGATGAACTTCGCTGGGGTACATGGAAAGAGAAAGTCTTTCAATCCGGAAATGGAAGAAAACAAATCTGGGGAACGAATGTAAGCAACTATAGTTACAAAGGAGATTTCCTTAGCGTTTGGCCTATTCCGACGTCAGAAATACAAATGAATGTCAATCTAGTTCAAAACCCTGGATGGATTGACTAA